The following are encoded together in the Oreochromis aureus strain Israel breed Guangdong linkage group 18, ZZ_aureus, whole genome shotgun sequence genome:
- the higd1a gene encoding HIG1 domain family member 1A, mitochondrial yields MSSYEENESKFWRKAKENPFVPVGMAGFVAIVGYRLMKMKSRGDTKMSVHLIHMRVAAQGFVVGAMTVGVLFSMYREYFAKPIEQEQKATQPK; encoded by the exons ATGTCTTCTTATGAGGAGAATGAGTCCAAGTTCTGGCGAAAGGCAAAGGAGAATCCATTTGTCCCAGTCG GGATGGCTGGATTTGTTGCGATTGTTGGCTACAGgctgatgaaaatgaaaagtcGTGGAGATACAAAAATGTCGGTGCACCTGATTCACATGCGTGTAGCTGCCCAAGGCTTTGTGGTGGGAGCAATGACTGTTG gtgtTCTGTTCTCCATGTACAGAGAGTACTTTGCAAAGCCCATTGAACAAGAACAGAAAGCAACCCAACCCAAGTGA